The sequence TCAAGCAGCTTACGGGCTTGCTGACGAGCGTCGGCTTCGGTTCACCGCCGGCTTGGTTGCGCCCGTACGACGTATTGAGCGGCGGAGAGCGCTTTCGTTGCGACCTCGTCCGGGCGTTGCGGCAAGGCGAACAGTCCGGCCTGCTGGTCTTCGATGAATTCACCAGTGTCGTGGATCGTACGGCGGCGCGGTACGGCGCGGCGGCGCTCGCGAAGGCGCTGCGGGGCGAGTCGCTGAACGTGCGATTTGTCGCCGTCGCGTGCCACTACGACATCGCCGAATGGCTGGAGCCGGATTGGGTGACCGACATGGCGACCGGCACGTGCCAGCGGAGGCGGCTTCGGCGACCGCGACTGCGACTCGAAGTACATCGCGCCGGACGTGCGGCGTGGCGGATGTTTAGCCGTCATCACTATTTGACCGGCAGCCTGGCGCCCGGCGCGCGCTGCTTCGTGGCGAGTTGCGACGACCAACCGATCGCGTTCTGCGCCACGCTCGCGCAAGTCGGGCATCGTCATACGTGGCGAATCACTCGGCTCGTCACCTTGCCTGACTATCAGGGCATCGGCGTGGGTTC is a genomic window of Planctomycetia bacterium containing:
- a CDS encoding GNAT family N-acetyltransferase, whose protein sequence is MPLIETTVACPLHDSFRVQQVAGMFDVPLAEKLRETFSVEVPALDEPWQIGLIVGPSGSGKTSIARAAFGEALYRSGAWPADRAVIDCLGDAPIKQLTGLLTSVGFGSPPAWLRPYDVLSGGERFRCDLVRALRQGEQSGLLVFDEFTSVVDRTAARYGAAALAKALRGESLNVRFVAVACHYDIAEWLEPDWVTDMATGTCQRRRLRRPRLRLEVHRAGRAAWRMFSRHHYLTGSLAPGARCFVASCDDQPIAFCATLAQVGHRHTWRITRLVTLPDYQGIGVGSRLMECVADIHLANKERLLLTSSHPAMLAHCERSPRWRLNRVRKHGSRPQPVRKGWYRGSWGRATASFECLGRGEVGRVDSR